In Tachysurus vachellii isolate PV-2020 chromosome 3, HZAU_Pvac_v1, whole genome shotgun sequence, one genomic interval encodes:
- the mtx1b gene encoding metaxin-1b — translation MAAPMELYCWKGDYGLPSVDVDCLIVLAYAKFAGAPLKIHKITNPWRSPTGTLPALRTKEESSLSQTSKIIIQLRKQKYNADYDLSAKEGADTLAFVSLLEEKLLPALIYTQWVDAKNYVDVTRHWYAENTAFPLNFLLPGRMHSRQMERLRLIRGDVVLEPEEQLEKELYQDALECMTLLSQRLGSHKFFFGDSPSSLDAYVFGHLAPLLKIKLPNCKLQQHLNSLENLTQFCSNILLLYFPSDSREAQSRKAGVHTEGGGDFDNEPHKRRNQILSVLFAVAAMLGYAVLSGILTIQSSRSELDEPHRDHRDEEEEEEEE, via the exons ATGGCTGCTCCCATGGAGTTGTACTGTTGGAAAGGCGACTATGGCTTACCCTCGGTCGATGTGGATTGTTTAATTGTGCTG GCCTATGCCAAGTTTGCAGGTGCTCCACTGAAAATTCACAAGATTACCAACCCATGGAGAAGCCCAACAG GTACGCTGCCTGCACTGAGGACCAAAGAAGAAAGTAGTTTATCACAGACGAGTAAGATCATCATCCAGCTCAGGAAGCAG aAATATAATGCAGATTATGATCTCTCGGCTAAAGAGGGCGCAGACACGCTCGCCTTCGTCTCCTTGCTGGAGGAGAAGCTGCTGCCTGCTCTG ATTTACACACAGTGGGTCGATGCTAAAAACTACGTAGATGTGACGAGACACTGGTACGCTGAAAACACGGCCTTCCCGCTGAACTTCCTGCTGCCCGGCCGCATGCACTCGAGGCAGATGGAGAGGCTGAGGCTGATCAGAGGCGACGTCGTACTGGAGCCCGAGGAGCAGCTGGAGAAAGAG ctttaCCAGGATGCTCTGGAGTGCATGACTCTCCTCTCACAGAGACTCGGCTCACACAAGTTCTTCTTCGGTGACTC CCCGTCCTCACTGGATGCCTACGTGTTCGGTCACCTCGCTCCACTGCTGAAGATTAAACTCCCCAACTGTAAACTCCAGCAGCACCTGAACTCCTTAGAGAACCTGACGCAGTTCTGCTCCAACATCCTGCTGCTGTATTTTCCCTCAGACAGCCGAG aaGCTCAGAGCAGAAAAGCTGGCGTTCACACCGAAGGCGGCGGCGACTTCGACAACGAGCCGCACAAGCGCCGTAACCAGATCCTGTCCGTGCTGTTTGCCGTGGCGGCCATGTTGGGTTACGCCGTCCTCAGCGGCATCCTCACAATCCAGAGCTCACGGTCGGAGCTGGACGAGCCTCACCGTGACCACAGAgacgaggaggaagaagaagaagaagagtga
- the txnipa gene encoding thioredoxin interacting protein a, which translates to MVAMTKRMKVFQVVFNDPTKAFYCSGDKVAGKIVVEVNDITRVSAMRVLGVGCAKVDYSKGKHRCREEIDYLKYEEVVQLDNHPADVDGSVILRPGNKYEYTFGFELPQQGQLVSSYQGKFGSVHYYVKALMERGSQPVLECMKNFEVEEPLDVNTPDLLSPASGMKEKKVTCMFIPDGQVCLNAKIDRRGFCEGEEIFIDAKFENTCSRIVVPKAAIVAKQIYQANGNTKVFRQKLSSVRGNHIISGMCDAWLGKTIRVPKIKPSILGCGIIRVEYALMIYMHIPGSEKLVLELPLVIGTVPYSGLSSRSNSMSSQESTASTSWVSLRMPSSCPPSYCDVTRDCCLDQPLTPLLDDYDGGDSPIFMNSPQFFPPLPPYSEVEEEYNANSRMLPVY; encoded by the exons ATGGTAGCGATGACCAAGAGAATGAAGGTGTTCCAGGTCGTGTTTAACGATCCGACTAAAGCTTTTTACTGCAGTGGAGATAAAGTAGCCGGGAAGATTGTGGTCGAGGTGAACGACATCACACGGGTCTCGGCTATGAGAGTGCTCGGGGTCGGCTGTGCCAAAGTGGATTACTCCAAAGGGAAACACAGATGTAGGGAAGAAATAGACTATCTCAAGTATGAAGAAGTGGTTCAGCTGGACAACCATCCTGCAG ATGTTGATGGTTCGGTTATCCTCAGGCCTGGAAACAAGTACGAATACACTTTTGGCTTTGAGCTTCCACAGCAAGG GCAGCTGGTGTCGTCATACCAGGGGAAGTTTGGTAGCGTGCACTACTATGTCAAAGCCTTGATGGAGAGAGGGTCTCAGCCTGTGCTGGAGTGCATGAAGAACTTTGAGGTGGAAGAGCCACTGGATGTGAACACTCCGGACTTGCTG TCTCCTGCAAGCGgcatgaaggagaagaaggtcACCTGCATGTTCATCCCTGATGGCCAGGTGTGTCTGAACGCCAAGATTGACAGACGTGGCTTCTGCGAAGGTGAAGAAATCTTTATCGATGCCAAGTTTGAGAACACCTGCTCACGTATCGTGGTGCCCAAAGCTGCCATCGTGGCCAAACAGATCTACCAGGCCAATGGGAACACCAAAGTGTTCAGGCAGAAGCTTTCCTCAGTTCGTGGGAatcacatcatctcagggatGTGTGATGCATGGCTTGGGAAGACCATCCGTGTGCCTAAGATCAAACCCTCCATTCTGGGTTGTGGGATCATCCGCGTAGAGTACGCCCTCATG ATCTACATGCACATTCCAGGCAGTGAGAAGCTGGTCCTGGAGCTGCCCCTGGTCATCGGGACAGTGCCTTACAGCGGGCTTAGCAGCCGCAGTAACAGCATGAGCAGTCAGGAGAGCACAGCCTCCACCAGCTGGGTGTCTCTGCGCATGCCGTCCTCGTGTCCACCCAGCTACTGCGACGTGACTCGTGACTGCTGCCTGGACCAGCCACTCACACCGCTTCTGGATGACTATGACGGAGGGGACAGTCCCATCTTCATGAACAGTCCACAGTTCTTCCCTCCACTCCCACCTTACTCAGAG GTGGAGGAAGAGTACAACGCCAACTCCCGCATGCTTCCAGTCTACTGA